Genomic window (Candidatus Microthrix parvicella Bio17-1):
CGAGTTCTTGGGCGCGGAATAGACCCGGGGCCCCACTCGTTCGAGCCAGCGTGACCTCACAACACTCAACCCCCCTCTCCGTCCTCGACCTGGCGGTCGTCCGCGGCGGCTCGACGGTACGCGAGGCCCTGGAGGCCAGCGTGGCCATGGCCCAATGCGCCGAACGCACCGGCTACACACGGGTTTGGTATGCCGAGCATCACAACATGGCCTCGATCGCGTCATCTGCGACCAGCGTGTTGATCGCCCACGTGGCCGCTCACACCAGGAGCATCCGGCTGGGCTCCGGCGGCGTCATGTTGCCCAACCATTCGCCCCTGACCATCGCCGAGCAGTTCGGCACGCTGGCCACGCTGCACCCCGATCGGATCGACCTCGGTCTCGGCCGGGCACCCGGCACCGACCAGCCGACGATGCGGGCGCTCCGGCGTGATCCGATGTCGGCAGAGTCCTTCCCCGAGGACGTGCTCGAGTTACAGGGGTTTCTCGGTGACGACAGCCGGGTGCCCGGCGTGCGGGCGATCCCCGGCGCGGGCACCAAGGTGCCGCTGTACATCCTGGGTTCATCAACGTTCGGTGCGCAGCTCGCGGCGCACCTGGGGCTGCCCTACGGGTTTGCCTCGCACTTCGCCCCCGAGGCGTTGACCCAGGCCGTCGACGTGTACCGACGTGGATTTCAACCATCCGAGCAGGCCACCGAGCCGTGGGTGATCGCCGGCGTCAACGTCATCGTCGCCCCGACCGAACGTGAGGCCGCCGACGAACTGAATCACGCCACACGGTCCCGCGTCGCAGCTTTGCTGGCACCCGGACGGAAGCTGTCCGACGCCGAACTGGACTCGGTAATGTCCTCCCCCGGCGGACGACAGGTGGCCTCGATGATGCGTTACACCGCGTCGGGAACACCCGACACCGTGAAGACCTACCTCGACGATTTTCAACAGCACGCAAACGCCGACGAACTGATCGTCGTGCCCGCATCACGTTCGGTGGAAAACCGGCTGCAGAGCCTGGAACTGCTGGCACAGGTTTCCAGGCTCGGCTGAGCCTCAGGTGCTGTAGGTACCCACGATGCGCGCCTGCTCGATGATGTGGCCAGCGATGGCCGCCATGGCTTCGGCCTCGGTGGCGCCGACCGGCAGGCCCGACGGCTGATCGACGGCGTACAGGTGGAAAAAGTAGTGGTGGGTGCCGTGCCCGGGAGGCGGTGCGGGGCCGCCATAGCCCTCCTCGCCGAAGGTGCTGGTGCCCGCCACCCCGACGTCGGTGCCTCCGTCCAGGCCCGAACTCTGCGAGTCGATACCGGAGAGCACCCAGTGAGTCCAACCCCCAACCATCGGGGCGTCGGGGTCGTTGCAGACGAGCACCAATTCGGCGGTGCCCTCGGGAACATCGCTCCAGGTCAGGGGAGGCGACACGTTGTCGTTGGCGTAGGCGAACTTGTCGGCCAGCCGCTCGCCGTGTTGGAAGGCGCTGGAGGCGATCGACAGGTCGCCGAGGTTCATGTCCGGCATAGGGACTCCCTGAATCGAGGTGCTTGCTGGGCGGGATGGTGTGCTCGCCTTCGACGGTAGCGCTTTTGTGTCGGGCCGACATCAGGCCGTTTGTCGCTGGACATCGATCGAGACTTCGTTATCCTCGGATTGTCGACCGGCGGGGTCGACGACGAGGTTCTGGCGGGCCTCGTTGAACAAGGGCGGTCGCTTGACGAACGCCGAGCGAGGGTTGATGGGCGGCTACACAGGTTCGAACGGCAGCGGGGCAGCCGCATGGATCTTCTTGGCGCTGGTTGTCGCCCTCGTGGCCGTCGCCTGCGGAGCGCGTGAGGACCCGGGCATCTCACCGGTTGCCACAGGCTCGACACCGACCATTGAGCCGTCCGCCGTGCCCGCAACAACCACGGCACCCACGACCGCCTCCATAGCCTCCACCACCACGTCCGGGGCAGGCAACGGGTCGCTCCCTCCCACCTCGGCCCCATCGGCAGAACGCCGGGCCGACGGCACCGTCGTCTCCGCAGGCGGATACCGGGCCAAAACCCCGGCCGTCGCACGCGGCCTGCTCTTGGAACCCACATGGACCGACGAGCAGCAGGAGGCCGCCGACGTCATCCACCGGTACCTCGACGCCATGGTCATCACCATCACCGACCGGAGGCCCGACACGACGATTCCCACCTCGATGACCGACCTCGAACGCCCCGACCTGAACCCTGCCGGGTTGAGGCAGCTGCAAACCCAGAACGTCGTTCGTGGCAACACCAGGATCGGCCAATACTGGGTCGAACCTCCCGAGTCGGAATCGGCCTTCTGGGTGTTCGGCCTCACCGAGCTCAAGAAGGATCGCCTCCAAGTCGCACTGTGCGAATACAACGACTTCCGATACCAGAGCCTGAAGACCGACGAGATACTCGACAGCGGTACGTCATCGTCCTTCTGGGACGGCCAGATGGCTCCGACCGAGCCGGGGTGGCGAGTCGTGGCGTTCGTGAAGACACATGCCAAGAATGGGAGAACAGGATGCGCCTCCAACGAGCCGTCGTTGCAGTTGCCGGAATGATGGTCTGCTGCCACGCCCCCGCAGCGGGGGCCGGTTCCCCCGAAACCGACGGGCAGATCGAGGTGGGGATCGTCGTTCCCGGGAACGACGGCGGCAACGGCGCTCCATCCGGGTCGGGCGGTGCGTATCCAGCACTGGGTGGAGGCAGAGCGACACCTGACGACGGGTGGGACTGCCGGTTTTACCGGCCCGTCGACAACGACAACGGCGCCATCATCCGAGGCGAGGAGGTGTTTGATCTCGTCCGTGACAGCAACTACGCCCGGTACTGCTCTTACCACGGCGTGCTCCGCGAGGCCATGATCTTCACCTACAACCCCAACAATCCCGGCCAGCCCACCCGTCCGGCCGACCCCGAGCGACTCTCCCGGGTGGCGATCGATATCGCCAAACTGCCCGGCCCAGATCTCACCTCGGCACCACCCAAGGGCGGCATCACCCCGGTCAACCTGCCGGTGTGGTTCTGGGCCGACACCCCGGCACCGAACGTCGCCACCGCCCGGGCCGACGCCAACAACGTCGCCACCGCCACAGCCACGCCAACCGGCACGGTTGCCATCGACCCCGGTGACGGCAGCGCCACGGTCTCCTGCCCCGGCGGAGGCGTGCCCTGGGCCAGAGGCCGAGCCGACACCACACCTGGAGCCTGTCTGCACACCTACCTGAAACCCGGCAGCTACACCGTCACGACCACGATGACCTGGTCGGTGCGCTACGAGGCCACCATCATCGGCCTGCACCTCACCGGGGTCCTTCCGGACGAGACGACCAGGTCCACCCGCACCATCTCGATCACCGAACTGGAAACCCGCCTCCGCCCGAACTGAACCACACGACGTGCCGAGGGTCAGCCCTCCGCCCGATCGATGGTGGCCCGCTTCCAGTGCGGCAGGACATCTCCGTCCCAACTGTTGACGCCCGCATCGGTATGACTGCGGTAATAGCGCGCCTCGTCGGTGGGGTTGGCGCTGTCGGCATACCACGGCAGGTGACGGGCCACGTAGGGCCAACCGGTTCGGGCCGCCAGGCCCTCAAAGCCGGGGGTGCGTGCCCGGTTGAGCGCGAACGTGGTGTCGACGTCGGCCCTGAACAGACCGGGCTCGATCAACGTTCGCCAGAACTGCGCCTCCCACGCCATCACGTCGTCGCGGTGGACGTAGTGGGCCGGAAGGTCGTCGATGCGAAGCCCCAGGCCCACTTTGGTCAGCGACGGGTGCCGGCCCACCACGTCGTGCAGGTGGTGAAGCACCTCGAGCGGGCAGTCCTCATCGGGCACCACATCCGGGTCGGTCACCACATAGTGGCGGCGCCACCCCAACTCCTGGGCCACGCCGGACAGCCAGGGCGAGCGATGGCCCAGGTTTCTACCCAGCAGGCGCACGTCATGAGGCGAGGCGGCCAGATACTCCACCAGGGGCGGGTACGTGGAATCGTTGTCGAGCAGGACCAGGTGCCGCGCACCTGCGCGCTCCAGCCACTCCACCAGCAGCTGCAAGGGCTCCAGACGGTCGCGCACGATGATGATCACCGGCGTGGTGGCCGGGTCTGAGCGCCGACCGAGGATCACGGGGTGCCTCGTCGGCCCTGCACCCACCGCTTGACGGGCCCCAGACCCCGCCAGGCCTTGATGGCTTGACCGAGGCTGAGGCCGGAGCCGACCTCGACCAGTTGGGTTCGGATCGCCTCCGCCTCCCGGGTAACGGTGTCGCTGCGAGCACGCAGCGCGTCGTTCTCCAACTCGGCGCGATCGGCCCGAAGCTGCTCGCCGGCCAGCTTGTTGGACAGTTCACCGAGCTCGCGGCTGCCGTCGCCGGGAACCGCCTTCACGATGAACCGGTAGGTCAGCGCGTCGGGGTCCGCCTCCAGCAACTCCCGAACCCCAGGCGGCGCCGCCTCCAGCGGAGGCGCCAGCTCG
Coding sequences:
- a CDS encoding YbhB/YbcL family Raf kinase inhibitor-like protein encodes the protein MPDMNLGDLSIASSAFQHGERLADKFAYANDNVSPPLTWSDVPEGTAELVLVCNDPDAPMVGGWTHWVLSGIDSQSSGLDGGTDVGVAGTSTFGEEGYGGPAPPPGHGTHHYFFHLYAVDQPSGLPVGATEAEAMAAIAGHIIEQARIVGTYST
- a CDS encoding LLM class flavin-dependent oxidoreductase codes for the protein MTSQHSTPLSVLDLAVVRGGSTVREALEASVAMAQCAERTGYTRVWYAEHHNMASIASSATSVLIAHVAAHTRSIRLGSGGVMLPNHSPLTIAEQFGTLATLHPDRIDLGLGRAPGTDQPTMRALRRDPMSAESFPEDVLELQGFLGDDSRVPGVRAIPGAGTKVPLYILGSSTFGAQLAAHLGLPYGFASHFAPEALTQAVDVYRRGFQPSEQATEPWVIAGVNVIVAPTEREAADELNHATRSRVAALLAPGRKLSDAELDSVMSSPGGRQVASMMRYTASGTPDTVKTYLDDFQQHANADELIVVPASRSVENRLQSLELLAQVSRLG